One genomic segment of Hordeum vulgare subsp. vulgare chromosome 2H, MorexV3_pseudomolecules_assembly, whole genome shotgun sequence includes these proteins:
- the LOC123428897 gene encoding uncharacterized protein LOC123428897, whose translation MAFPKESIVVQSNQHGRVPNGRLGERPMASMVLGLVLALDLLAFVLAIAGELPRRTAYVNVLVFDDEPERPFCLYGHETDASAWYGPGALLLLMAGQAVAMAASRCFCYGRALKPSRWRSFSGIFFILSW comes from the exons ATGgcgtttccaaaggaaagtatagTCGTTCAATCCAACCAGCACGGGCGTGTTCCCAACGGCCGGCTGGGCGAGCGACCCATGGCGTCCATGGTGCTCGGCCTGGTGCTCGCCCTGGACCTCCTCGCCTTCGTCCTCGCCATCGCCGGAGAGCTGCCCCGGAGAACG GCGTACGTGAACGTGTTGGTGTTCGACGACGAACCCGAGAGGCCCTTCTGCCTGTACGGACACGAGACGGACGCGTCGGCGTGGTACGGCCCCGGCGCGCTCCTCCTGCTGATGGCGGGGCAGGCCGTCGCCATGGCCGCCAGCCGGTGCTTCTGCTACGGCCGCGCGCTTAAGCCCAGCCGCTGGCGCTCCTTCTCCGGCATCTTCTTCATCCTCTCCTGGTAA